The following coding sequences are from one bacterium window:
- a CDS encoding cytochrome P450 → MVDFNPFDYAFHEDPYPVYAALRREAPVYHNPSLGFWAFARYADVLAAFKDWRTYSNKGGVALEQGANEAGDTTAFLSMLGMDPPRHDGLRSLVSRGFTPRRVSAMEPRIRELAIHYIERFRDRGECDFVAEFAGKLPMDVVSV, encoded by the coding sequence GTGGTCGACTTCAACCCCTTCGACTACGCCTTCCACGAGGACCCCTACCCGGTGTATGCGGCCTTGCGGAGAGAAGCGCCGGTCTACCACAACCCGTCGCTCGGCTTCTGGGCCTTCGCCCGCTACGCGGATGTCCTGGCTGCCTTCAAGGACTGGCGGACGTATTCGAACAAAGGTGGGGTGGCGCTCGAGCAGGGTGCGAACGAGGCGGGTGACACGACGGCCTTCTTGTCGATGCTCGGGATGGATCCCCCGCGTCATGATGGGCTGCGCTCCCTGGTTTCACGGGGCTTCACCCCGCGGCGGGTCAGCGCGATGGAACCGCGGATCCGGGAGCTCGCGATCCACTACATCGAGCGGTTCAGAGATCGCGGTGAATGTGATTTCGTTGCCGAGTTCGCCGGCAAGCTTCCAATGGACGTCGTGAGTGTGTAG
- a CDS encoding carboxymuconolactone decarboxylase family protein, producing MTDSERRQRGAEMLKEVYAGDVVVPPPGMAFADTMLEQLFAEIWTREELPIRDRRLLIMGIIAEKGEPMTFGIQAKAALKRGELTPDQLRETLLMIANYAGYPRAAALLGVIEQTIAAVTKEQEAAG from the coding sequence ATGACTGATTCAGAACGGCGTCAACGCGGTGCGGAAATGTTGAAAGAGGTGTACGCCGGCGATGTGGTCGTCCCCCCGCCGGGTATGGCCTTTGCCGACACGATGCTGGAGCAGCTGTTCGCGGAAATCTGGACCCGGGAGGAGCTGCCGATCCGGGACCGCCGCCTTCTCATCATGGGCATCATCGCCGAGAAGGGTGAGCCCATGACGTTCGGCATCCAGGCCAAGGCCGCCCTCAAGCGCGGTGAGCTCACCCCCGACCAGCTTCGTGAAACCCTGTTGATGATCGCCAACTACGCCGGATATCCCCGGGCAGCCGCACTCCTCGGCGTCATCGAGCAGACGATCGCAGCGGTGACCAAAGAGCAGGAAGCCGCGGGCTGA